A region from the Pseudonocardia petroleophila genome encodes:
- a CDS encoding serine/threonine-protein kinase yields the protein MHRDVKPANILLDGVGRPWLADFGVAWAVDGATATTAGAVVGTAAYMSPEQVAGLEVGPATDVYALGLVLIEALTGRREYPGSAVESAVARLSRSPRVPGGLPVVLASAIGAMTRTDPAQRPGAAEVATLLSDTAVSTVGLRAPALRAGNSRSRRGLLAAATCVLGPLLILGAAGSNGVTTVPTPPAAGSAAPAEAAVPPTGPAAPSGTGVGRQDAAAPITAPSASGAGPSGIAVAPAAPGTVAPAEPSLDPVSVDAPTGRSVDDADGPRAAAGADEGDDRSAEEVAPRGNGGGVGGGRGRDREVGPPAHAGNNGR from the coding sequence GTGCATCGGGACGTCAAGCCGGCGAACATCCTGCTCGATGGCGTGGGTCGGCCCTGGTTGGCCGATTTCGGCGTCGCTTGGGCGGTGGACGGGGCGACGGCGACGACGGCGGGTGCGGTGGTCGGGACGGCGGCGTACATGTCGCCCGAGCAGGTGGCCGGTCTGGAGGTGGGTCCGGCTACTGATGTCTACGCGTTGGGGCTGGTGTTGATCGAGGCGTTGACGGGTCGACGGGAGTATCCGGGATCGGCGGTGGAGTCGGCTGTGGCTCGTCTGAGCCGGTCGCCCCGGGTCCCGGGCGGGTTGCCGGTGGTGCTGGCGTCGGCCATCGGGGCGATGACCCGGACCGATCCGGCGCAGCGCCCCGGAGCGGCCGAGGTGGCGACGCTGCTGTCGGACACGGCGGTCTCGACGGTCGGGCTGCGGGCGCCTGCTCTCCGGGCCGGGAACTCCCGCTCGCGACGTGGCCTGCTCGCCGCGGCGACCTGCGTACTCGGGCCGCTGCTGATCCTCGGCGCGGCCGGGTCGAACGGGGTCACCACGGTACCGACCCCGCCGGCCGCCGGGTCGGCGGCGCCCGCTGAGGCGGCCGTGCCGCCGACCGGGCCCGCGGCGCCGAGCGGAACCGGGGTGGGCCGGCAGGATGCGGCCGCGCCGATCACCGCCCCGTCGGCCTCGGGAGCCGGGCCGAGTGGGATCGCCGTCGCCCCGGCCGCTCCCGGCACCGTCGCTCCTGCGGAGCCGTCCCTCGATCCGGTCTCCGTCGACGCCCCGACCGGCCGCTCGGTCGACGACGCCGATGGCCCCCGTGCCGCGGCCGGAGCGGACGAGGGGGACGACCGGTCCGCCGAGGAGGTGGCCCCACGCGGGAACGGTGGTGGTGTCGGCGGCGGCCGCGGAAGGGACCGCGAGGTCGGACCGCCCGCACACGCGGGGAACAACGGGAGATGA
- a CDS encoding DUF6958 family protein: MQIFSATRPDGLDGWTMDEQQYALMRTHILHMIDEYAGEDGTIALRDVVDAARQRYATHPLFPGGRTRNHCTFTKVDLEARCEIDRIPRSSPQGIPRHLHHDTDDAPGAPP, encoded by the coding sequence GTGCAGATCTTCAGCGCGACCCGTCCCGACGGCCTCGACGGCTGGACCATGGACGAACAGCAGTACGCACTGATGCGCACCCACATCCTCCACATGATCGACGAGTACGCGGGCGAGGACGGCACGATCGCACTGCGCGACGTCGTCGACGCCGCCCGGCAGCGGTACGCCACCCACCCCCTGTTCCCGGGCGGCCGGACCCGCAACCACTGCACCTTCACCAAGGTCGACCTCGAAGCCCGCTGCGAGATCGACCGCATCCCCCGCAGCAGTCCGCAAGGCATTCCCAGACACCTCCACCACGACACCGACGACGCCCCCGGAGCCCCGCCGTGA
- a CDS encoding SRPBCC family protein → MAQVRAAIADEHQLMTWSAWPKATGYSCAVDGDGRSVGSAIVFRDSAGVEQGRQRLTRIEPDRIEYRLRNKGPRGRETAPEIDFRLEALDDTRTRVHLDFRATDPLPPGARQFAELLLGRRVRRLRVEDLELLEAHVENEPAQTG, encoded by the coding sequence GTGGCGCAGGTGCGGGCCGCGATCGCCGACGAGCACCAGCTGATGACCTGGTCGGCCTGGCCGAAGGCCACCGGCTACAGCTGCGCCGTGGACGGTGACGGACGCTCGGTCGGCTCAGCGATCGTGTTCCGCGACTCCGCCGGGGTCGAGCAGGGCCGCCAACGCCTCACCCGCATCGAACCGGACCGGATCGAGTACCGGCTGCGGAACAAGGGCCCGCGCGGACGGGAGACGGCCCCCGAGATCGACTTCCGCCTCGAGGCCCTCGACGACACCCGCACCCGGGTCCACCTGGACTTCCGCGCCACCGACCCGCTCCCACCCGGCGCCCGCCAGTTCGCCGAGCTCCTGCTCGGACGCCGCGTCCGCCGTCTGCGCGTCGAGGACCTCGAACTGCTGGAGGCACACGTCGAGAACGAGCCCGCGCAGACGGGCTGA
- a CDS encoding MmpS family transport accessory protein yields the protein MHPVRLAAAVLATVLVASAAACVNRLPPTAGSPTAPPTTSTAASAGPATPSPPSATEADASVTYEATGSGTAITVDYSPDADGASDRIESVPLPFTKEVPVVGSPTLFEIVIVGGDNVGCRIVLDGQVVAQEPAGGSAHCIYQP from the coding sequence ATGCACCCCGTCCGCCTTGCTGCCGCCGTCCTCGCCACCGTCCTCGTGGCGTCGGCTGCCGCCTGTGTGAACCGACTGCCTCCGACGGCCGGCTCACCGACCGCGCCGCCGACCACCTCGACCGCAGCGTCCGCCGGGCCGGCGACTCCGTCGCCCCCCTCGGCGACGGAGGCCGACGCGTCCGTCACCTACGAGGCGACCGGCAGCGGCACGGCGATCACCGTCGACTACTCGCCCGACGCCGACGGCGCGTCGGATCGCATCGAGAGCGTGCCGCTGCCCTTCACGAAGGAGGTTCCGGTCGTCGGGAGCCCGACCCTGTTCGAGATCGTGATCGTCGGCGGCGACAACGTCGGCTGCCGGATCGTCCTCGACGGGCAGGTGGTCGCGCAGGAACCGGCGGGCGGTTCGGCGCACTGCATCTACCAGCCCTGA
- a CDS encoding MmpS family transport accessory protein, translated as MTGPNAATGPRPHPATARPDGGPGSPDPTGARPPARPDGRRDTADRPDRPEAPARPGGRRLPDAPRRARGHADPEGSAPDRGTARALAAAGSAPGAAPGTDGPDDTAGDRPARDPGRRRTARGTVPAAPWWRRRWVIGAAAAVVVAVPIALVVVGGADDVPEPAQTGGTVAFGTPDAASLSGVSPTADPAAAAQPAAAEVTLEVTGSGSVGALTYSRGTSVAQLSGAELPWEKTFPAGDGPAEYSVAAAGASGEISCRIVADGVVLAEQTDGSAVFCGARG; from the coding sequence GTGACCGGCCCGAACGCGGCGACCGGCCCCCGGCCGCACCCGGCGACGGCTCGGCCGGACGGCGGGCCCGGGTCGCCGGACCCGACCGGCGCGAGGCCCCCGGCCCGGCCGGACGGCCGCCGGGACACGGCCGACCGGCCCGACCGGCCCGAGGCTCCGGCCCGGCCGGGCGGTCGGCGCCTGCCGGACGCCCCGCGACGCGCCCGCGGCCACGCCGACCCCGAGGGGTCCGCCCCGGACCGCGGGACGGCCCGGGCCCTCGCGGCCGCCGGGTCCGCGCCCGGCGCGGCTCCCGGTACCGACGGTCCCGACGACACCGCCGGGGACCGCCCGGCCCGCGATCCCGGACGCCGCCGGACGGCGCGGGGCACGGTCCCCGCGGCCCCGTGGTGGAGGCGGCGCTGGGTCATCGGCGCCGCCGCGGCCGTCGTCGTCGCCGTGCCGATCGCCCTGGTCGTCGTCGGTGGCGCGGACGACGTGCCCGAGCCCGCGCAGACCGGGGGCACGGTCGCGTTCGGGACGCCGGACGCCGCCAGCCTGTCGGGGGTCTCGCCGACCGCCGACCCCGCCGCCGCAGCGCAGCCCGCCGCCGCCGAGGTCACGCTGGAGGTGACCGGATCCGGGTCGGTGGGTGCGCTCACCTACAGCCGGGGGACGTCGGTCGCCCAGCTCTCCGGCGCGGAGCTGCCCTGGGAGAAGACCTTCCCGGCGGGCGACGGGCCCGCCGAGTACTCGGTCGCCGCCGCCGGCGCCTCGGGCGAGATCTCCTGCCGGATCGTCGCCGACGGCGTCGTCCTCGCGGAGCAGACCGACGGCTCGGCCGTCTTCTGCGGCGCCCGCGGCTGA
- a CDS encoding FCD domain-containing protein produces MTGSGPAGRPGREFHRLTTEGAPMLDGAICALGDRSERFLRMAQFSTPMASSRWDADHGTLVEAFRSGDHDLAVRTIAQHLARTAFTALADIAPCEDATATRAALRLLVADG; encoded by the coding sequence CTGACCGGGAGCGGACCCGCCGGCCGCCCGGGACGCGAGTTCCATCGCCTCACGACCGAGGGTGCGCCGATGCTGGACGGCGCCATCTGCGCACTCGGCGACCGCTCCGAGCGCTTCCTGCGGATGGCCCAGTTCAGCACGCCGATGGCGTCCTCGCGCTGGGACGCCGACCACGGGACGCTGGTCGAGGCGTTCCGGTCCGGCGACCACGACCTCGCGGTGCGCACCATCGCCCAGCACCTGGCCCGCACCGCCTTCACGGCACTGGCCGACATCGCGCCGTGCGAGGACGCCACGGCCACGCGCGCCGCGCTCCGGCTCCTCGTGGCCGACGGCTGA
- a CDS encoding class I SAM-dependent methyltransferase, whose product MTDAAAPPPLDAYRGDPAVRSEWDRRYADREQLWSGRPNGALVAELAGLAVGRVLDVGCGEGADAVWLARAGWDVTALEVSGVALERAAGHARDAGVTVEWVHAGLAEADLPPASFDLVSAQYPALLRTPDGAAERALLAAVAPGGVLLVVHHAGIETHGADTGEFDPADYVWPSMVAALLDDDWEIEVDEQRPRVAPEGGAGAHHAEDVVLRARRLR is encoded by the coding sequence ATGACCGACGCGGCCGCTCCCCCGCCCCTCGACGCCTACCGCGGGGACCCCGCCGTCCGGTCGGAGTGGGACCGCCGCTACGCCGACCGGGAGCAGCTGTGGAGCGGGCGGCCCAACGGGGCGCTCGTCGCCGAGCTCGCGGGGCTCGCGGTCGGCCGGGTCCTCGACGTCGGCTGCGGCGAGGGCGCCGACGCCGTCTGGCTCGCGCGCGCCGGCTGGGACGTCACGGCGCTGGAGGTCTCCGGGGTGGCGCTGGAGCGGGCGGCCGGGCACGCGCGCGACGCCGGGGTCACCGTCGAGTGGGTGCACGCCGGGCTCGCCGAGGCGGACCTGCCTCCGGCGTCGTTCGACCTGGTCTCGGCGCAGTACCCGGCCCTGCTCCGCACCCCCGACGGCGCGGCCGAGCGCGCGCTGCTCGCCGCCGTGGCCCCCGGCGGCGTCCTGCTGGTCGTGCACCACGCGGGGATCGAGACCCACGGGGCCGACACGGGCGAGTTCGACCCGGCCGACTACGTCTGGCCCTCGATGGTCGCCGCCCTGCTCGACGACGACTGGGAGATCGAGGTCGACGAGCAGCGCCCCCGCGTCGCCCCGGAGGGCGGCGCCGGGGCCCACCACGCCGAGGACGTCGTCCTGCGGGCCCGCAGGCTGCGCTGA
- a CDS encoding VOC family protein, translating to MSRDIQITFDARDPRALSTFWRDALGYVHPAPPGVELPEGADALAAWDEFLERVGVPEERRNSSSAVEDPDGRGPRLFFQQVPEDKVAKNRLHLDVRAAPGLQGDERMAALEAECARLVALGAARVRRDEPAPPLSAGFIVMTDPEGNEFCLD from the coding sequence ATGAGCAGGGACATCCAGATCACCTTCGACGCCCGCGACCCGCGCGCGCTGTCGACCTTCTGGCGGGACGCGCTGGGCTACGTGCATCCCGCCCCACCCGGTGTCGAGCTGCCCGAGGGGGCCGACGCGCTGGCCGCGTGGGACGAGTTCCTCGAACGGGTCGGCGTACCGGAGGAGCGGCGCAACTCCAGCTCGGCCGTCGAGGACCCGGACGGGCGCGGGCCGCGGCTGTTCTTCCAGCAGGTCCCGGAGGACAAGGTCGCGAAGAACCGCCTGCACCTCGACGTCCGCGCGGCGCCCGGGCTGCAGGGCGACGAGCGGATGGCGGCCCTGGAGGCCGAGTGCGCGCGGCTCGTCGCGCTCGGGGCGGCCCGGGTGCGGCGCGACGAGCCCGCGCCGCCCCTGAGCGCCGGGTTCATCGTGATGACCGACCCCGAGGGCAACGAGTTCTGCCTGGACTGA
- a CDS encoding WhiB family transcriptional regulator, which produces MADVRRLPAPVTEVWDWQMRGSCRGMDSELFFHPDRERGPARAARERQAKWVCRGCPVLDLCREHALAVQEPYGVWGGLTAAERDEQIRGDVDRSALGRRG; this is translated from the coding sequence ATGGCCGACGTCCGCAGGCTCCCCGCACCGGTCACCGAGGTGTGGGACTGGCAGATGCGCGGCTCCTGCCGCGGCATGGACAGCGAGCTGTTCTTCCATCCCGACCGCGAGCGCGGTCCCGCACGGGCCGCCCGAGAGCGGCAGGCCAAGTGGGTGTGCCGGGGGTGCCCCGTCCTCGACCTGTGCCGCGAGCACGCGCTGGCGGTGCAGGAGCCCTACGGGGTGTGGGGCGGGCTGACCGCCGCCGAGCGCGACGAGCAGATCCGCGGCGACGTCGACCGGTCCGCCCTCGGCCGGCGTGGGTGA
- a CDS encoding GAF and ANTAR domain-containing protein, with product MTPGAATRALLAIDRCGTDAALAERICRACMAGLDVDGAVLSLLTTTGSRTTLWASDATAELIEELQFTLNEGACMEAAATGRPVLVPDLHHGTETARWPVFAAAVAEQTMVSALFALPLQWGAVNLGVLDLYRIDPGGLDAAQYRDALGAADLAALMMLGQRTDPGTSGGADPAGGGWLTEASDHRAEVHQATGMVLAQLGVGSVEALARMRAHAFVEQRLLVDVARDVVARRRRFTEEMR from the coding sequence GTGACGCCGGGGGCGGCGACGCGCGCGCTGCTGGCCATCGACCGGTGCGGGACCGACGCGGCGCTCGCGGAGCGCATCTGCCGTGCGTGCATGGCCGGCCTCGACGTCGACGGTGCGGTCCTGTCCCTGCTGACCACGACCGGGTCCCGGACGACGCTGTGGGCCTCCGACGCCACGGCGGAGCTGATCGAGGAGCTGCAGTTCACGCTGAACGAGGGCGCGTGCATGGAGGCGGCGGCCACCGGCCGTCCGGTGCTGGTCCCGGACCTGCACCACGGCACCGAGACCGCGCGCTGGCCGGTGTTCGCCGCCGCGGTGGCCGAGCAGACGATGGTGAGCGCGCTGTTCGCGCTGCCGCTGCAGTGGGGCGCCGTCAACCTCGGCGTCCTGGACCTCTACCGGATCGACCCGGGCGGCCTCGACGCCGCGCAGTACCGTGACGCGCTCGGCGCCGCCGACCTGGCGGCGCTGATGATGCTCGGGCAGCGCACCGATCCCGGAACCTCCGGCGGGGCCGACCCGGCCGGGGGCGGCTGGCTGACCGAGGCCTCGGACCACCGGGCGGAGGTCCATCAGGCCACCGGGATGGTGCTCGCTCAGCTCGGGGTCGGCTCCGTGGAGGCTCTGGCGCGGATGCGCGCCCACGCGTTCGTCGAGCAGCGGCTGCTCGTCGACGTCGCCCGCGACGTCGTGGCGCGACGGCGGCGGTTCACCGAGGAGATGAGGTAG
- a CDS encoding PucR family transcriptional regulator, which translates to MPPSASDTLGHLAQRLLADSTALVAGVLEEIAAALPELAGDPRLRAVLAGTVQDTIRAGLQVLGSGAPVSGVRAPDVGLDLARHLAQRNIPISVMLRAYRLGQAAFQRELIDLIAATSAEAREVAAAARDLASVTFSIVDAVSEEVVAAYQTERDGWVRQRNTARLATVTALLASRPADTDTAPGYDLAPGHVAAVLWCGPEVDDPRLERLVPGIAAALGCVRPPLVVAPDASTLWGWFPASAIRADAVTEVLLGAPGTFAALGDPAPGPAGFRSSHRQARQGQQVAAAAAGRGPRLTTPELLGPLALLALDPTSAAPWVRAALGGLADDDEPAARLRETLWVYLSTGGSLAAAAAELHVHRNTIQYRVRRAEQVRGRPLTEGRIDVEVALLACRVLGSTVLRPAPDA; encoded by the coding sequence GTGCCCCCCTCGGCGTCGGACACCCTCGGCCACCTGGCGCAGCGGCTGCTGGCCGACTCCACCGCGCTGGTGGCGGGGGTGCTCGAGGAGATCGCGGCCGCGCTGCCGGAGCTGGCCGGGGACCCCCGCCTGCGCGCGGTGCTGGCGGGCACGGTGCAGGACACGATCCGGGCGGGGCTGCAGGTGCTGGGCTCGGGGGCGCCGGTGTCCGGGGTCCGCGCCCCGGACGTCGGGCTCGACCTCGCGCGGCACCTGGCCCAGCGCAACATCCCGATCTCGGTGATGCTGCGCGCCTACCGGCTGGGCCAGGCCGCGTTCCAGCGCGAGCTCATCGACCTCATCGCGGCGACGAGCGCCGAGGCCCGCGAGGTCGCGGCGGCGGCGCGGGACCTGGCGTCGGTCACCTTCAGCATCGTCGACGCGGTGTCCGAGGAGGTCGTCGCCGCCTACCAGACCGAGCGCGACGGCTGGGTCCGGCAGCGCAACACCGCCCGGCTCGCGACGGTCACCGCCCTGCTCGCCTCCCGGCCGGCCGACACCGACACCGCCCCCGGCTACGACCTCGCGCCCGGCCACGTCGCCGCCGTGCTGTGGTGCGGGCCGGAGGTCGACGACCCCCGCCTCGAGCGCCTGGTGCCGGGGATCGCCGCGGCGCTGGGCTGCGTCCGGCCGCCGCTGGTGGTGGCCCCCGACGCGTCGACGCTGTGGGGGTGGTTCCCGGCGTCGGCGATCCGGGCCGACGCGGTGACCGAGGTGCTGCTCGGCGCCCCCGGCACCTTCGCCGCGCTCGGCGACCCGGCCCCCGGCCCGGCGGGTTTCCGCAGCTCGCACCGGCAGGCGCGGCAGGGCCAGCAGGTCGCCGCCGCCGCCGCGGGCCGCGGCCCGCGGCTCACCACCCCGGAGCTGCTCGGCCCGCTGGCGCTGCTCGCCCTCGACCCCACCTCCGCGGCGCCCTGGGTGCGGGCCGCGCTGGGCGGCCTGGCCGACGACGACGAGCCCGCCGCCCGGCTGCGCGAGACCCTGTGGGTCTACCTGTCGACCGGCGGCAGCCTCGCCGCCGCGGCCGCGGAGCTGCACGTGCACCGCAACACGATCCAGTACCGCGTCCGCCGCGCCGAGCAGGTGCGCGGCCGCCCGCTGACCGAGGGCCGGATCGACGTGGAGGTGGCCCTGCTCGCGTGCCGGGTGCTCGGTTCCACGGTGCTCCGCCCGGCCCCGGATGCCTAG
- a CDS encoding fatty acid desaturase produces the protein MRTYALERPVDGQDTWRDHKRHLWTLGLVVPLLPFLAMALYAGTGLAAALWLGPFVVLVVVPLIDLVAGRDHSNPPEEVMQALEEDRYYRWITYAFLPLQYVGLVLGMWFIATRDAGVAGDVGLALTLGAVAGIGINTAHELGHKKESVERWLARIALAQCFYGHFYVEHNRGHHVRVATPDDPASSRMGESFYAFWPRTVVGSLRSAWRVERKRFARRDQHPYRLRNDVLNAWLMSVVLWGALVLAFGTGILPYLVIQAVFGFTLLELVNYMEHYGMLRQQVGAPDRRRFERVTPAHSWNSNNIATNVLLYHLQRHSDHHANPTRRFQTLRDFPESPVLPTGYTGMMALAVVPPLFRRVMDPLVVAHYDGDLRRANLQPGREAELLARYPVPGADTVDAGPDTAAPVVGDDVAAARCPGCGHTYVVAQGNEPEGLAAGTSWADVPDDWTCPDCGVRDKVDFVPLARPDA, from the coding sequence ATGAGGACCTACGCACTGGAACGGCCGGTCGACGGCCAGGACACCTGGCGCGACCACAAGCGCCACCTCTGGACGCTCGGCCTGGTCGTCCCGCTGCTGCCCTTCCTGGCGATGGCCCTGTACGCGGGGACGGGGCTGGCGGCCGCGCTGTGGCTCGGCCCGTTCGTCGTGCTCGTGGTCGTGCCGCTGATCGACCTGGTGGCCGGGCGCGACCACTCCAACCCGCCCGAGGAGGTGATGCAGGCGCTGGAGGAGGACCGCTACTACCGCTGGATCACCTACGCGTTCCTGCCGCTGCAGTACGTCGGGCTGGTGCTGGGGATGTGGTTCATCGCGACCCGCGACGCGGGTGTGGCGGGCGACGTCGGGCTCGCGCTCACCCTCGGCGCCGTGGCCGGCATCGGCATCAACACCGCGCACGAGCTCGGGCACAAGAAGGAGTCCGTCGAGCGCTGGCTGGCCCGGATCGCGCTCGCGCAGTGCTTCTACGGCCACTTCTACGTCGAGCACAACCGCGGGCACCACGTCCGCGTCGCGACCCCGGACGACCCCGCGTCGAGCCGGATGGGTGAGAGCTTCTACGCGTTCTGGCCGCGCACCGTCGTCGGCTCGCTGCGCAGCGCGTGGCGGGTGGAGCGCAAGCGGTTCGCCCGCCGCGACCAGCACCCGTACCGGCTGCGCAACGACGTGCTCAACGCCTGGCTGATGTCGGTCGTGCTGTGGGGCGCGCTGGTCCTCGCGTTCGGGACCGGGATCCTGCCGTACCTGGTGATCCAGGCCGTGTTCGGCTTCACGCTGCTGGAGCTGGTCAACTACATGGAGCACTACGGGATGCTGCGGCAGCAGGTCGGGGCGCCGGACCGCCGCCGCTTCGAGCGCGTCACCCCGGCGCACTCGTGGAACTCCAACAACATCGCCACCAACGTGCTGCTCTACCACCTGCAGCGGCACAGCGACCACCACGCCAACCCGACCCGGCGCTTCCAGACGCTGCGCGACTTCCCGGAGAGCCCGGTCCTGCCCACCGGCTACACGGGGATGATGGCGCTCGCGGTGGTCCCGCCGCTGTTCCGCCGGGTGATGGACCCGCTGGTCGTCGCGCACTACGACGGGGACCTGCGGCGCGCCAACCTCCAGCCGGGGCGGGAGGCGGAGCTGCTGGCCCGCTACCCGGTGCCCGGCGCGGACACCGTCGACGCGGGCCCGGACACCGCGGCCCCCGTCGTCGGCGACGACGTCGCGGCGGCCCGCTGCCCCGGCTGCGGCCACACCTACGTCGTGGCGCAGGGCAACGAGCCGGAGGGCCTCGCGGCCGGGACGTCCTGGGCGGACGTGCCCGACGACTGGACCTGCCCCGACTGCGGGGTCCGCGACAAGGTCGACTTCGTGCCGCTGGCGCGCCCGGACGCGTGA
- a CDS encoding cytochrome P450: MTTSMPSQIIPGSRFDLLQPDLYLDPHALLHTMREQEPVYFVPELDSWILTRYDDVGAALRDPRFHAVEEHKKVEALAADAQRELAPLRRIFTAWGGRDDPAAHEVFLRAVKKYFTPRRVLDQLPVIERVMDELLGAALARGPVVDLVNDVAHPLAMSVVCELLGIPRGDVDTDLMLRASQSISELLELGEPDQLVRSQAGMLEMGEFLAPHVDTARRGAGSGLLDVMAGPGTTLSYSDAEVVSQGIMFTVVGYHTTANLLANGIQLLFDHPGERARLQADLSRIPAAFDEMMRFHGPVSTIRRMVLEDVPLRGRVIHRGDTVMLALLAANRDPAVFADPDVFDIGRPNAHRHVGFTVGPYSCMGQALARLEGEVFFRTVLTRCPDLAPADPAPDWTVFRPLGRELRTLRVHPGGRA; the protein is encoded by the coding sequence GTGACCACGTCCATGCCGTCCCAGATCATTCCCGGCAGCCGTTTCGACCTCCTCCAGCCCGACCTCTACCTCGACCCGCACGCGCTGCTGCACACGATGCGCGAGCAGGAACCGGTGTACTTCGTCCCGGAGCTCGACTCCTGGATCCTCACCCGCTACGACGACGTCGGGGCCGCGCTGCGCGACCCCCGCTTCCACGCCGTGGAGGAGCACAAGAAGGTCGAGGCGCTGGCCGCGGACGCCCAGCGCGAGCTGGCCCCGCTGCGCCGGATCTTCACCGCGTGGGGCGGGCGCGACGACCCCGCGGCGCACGAGGTGTTCCTGCGGGCGGTGAAGAAGTACTTCACCCCGCGCCGCGTGCTCGACCAGCTGCCGGTGATCGAACGGGTGATGGACGAGCTGCTCGGCGCCGCACTGGCCCGGGGGCCGGTGGTCGACCTGGTGAACGACGTCGCGCACCCGCTGGCGATGTCGGTGGTGTGCGAGCTGCTCGGCATCCCGCGCGGCGACGTCGACACGGACCTGATGCTGCGGGCCTCCCAGTCGATCTCCGAGCTGCTCGAGCTGGGGGAGCCCGACCAGCTGGTCCGGTCGCAGGCCGGGATGCTGGAGATGGGCGAGTTCCTGGCCCCGCACGTCGACACCGCGCGCCGCGGCGCGGGGTCCGGGCTGCTCGACGTCATGGCCGGGCCGGGCACGACCCTGAGCTACAGCGACGCCGAGGTCGTCTCGCAGGGGATCATGTTCACCGTCGTCGGCTACCACACCACGGCGAACCTGCTGGCCAACGGCATCCAGCTGCTGTTCGACCACCCCGGGGAGCGGGCCCGGCTGCAGGCCGACCTGTCCCGGATCCCCGCGGCGTTCGACGAGATGATGCGGTTCCACGGGCCGGTCTCGACGATCCGCCGCATGGTCCTGGAGGACGTGCCGCTGCGCGGGCGGGTGATCCACCGCGGCGACACCGTGATGCTCGCGCTGCTCGCCGCCAACCGCGACCCCGCGGTGTTCGCCGACCCGGACGTGTTCGACATCGGCCGCCCGAACGCGCACCGCCACGTCGGGTTCACCGTGGGGCCCTACAGCTGCATGGGCCAGGCGCTGGCCCGGCTGGAGGGCGAGGTGTTCTTCCGGACGGTGCTCACCCGCTGCCCGGACCTGGCCCCGGCCGACCCGGCCCCGGACTGGACCGTGTTCCGGCCGCTCGGCCGGGAGCTGCGCACCCTGCGCGTGCACCCCGGCGGACGGGCGTAG